A genome region from Myxococcota bacterium includes the following:
- a CDS encoding phospho-sugar mutase — protein MKNLIQRYLQEEPELAYADEIRQLLEQDASDELSLRFEGLWRFGTAGFRAKMGSGRMRLNRVSVAKIAYAVAKYLSANSKVVIGFDGRHHSNDYAILVAQILNAAGHEASVFQKMVPTPICAFAVTYLKANAGIMITASHNPPADNGIKIYGEDGAQLIAPHTNAIEAVLDNAPDFGQITLSQATPSAVPESVIDAYFASLPTRGSAPTTAKIVYTPMHGVGGDFATRALESAGFHNVHMVASQAKPDGNFPTVEFPNPEEPGALNEALAALNATQADLILANDPDADRLAVCIGQTALTGNQIGVLLGSYLIENRQPSDKQPLVMSTVVSSRMLSKIAAKNGVSYAETITGFANIAHQALEREASLNEAFLFGYEEALGYCVGNHVRDKDGISAAVAFAQLFSELAWQNKTVFDELDRLSLTYGLHRSLAWSCRGELKTILARSENIQGFEKQTAAHPGLLIYSGNHDLRLIVRPSGTEPKIKFYAEVIAYPKTPRELSDMTLELDAFLKTVQDQVNLALQG, from the coding sequence ATGAAAAATCTCATTCAGCGGTACTTACAAGAAGAACCCGAGCTAGCCTATGCCGACGAAATCCGTCAGCTCCTAGAGCAGGATGCAAGCGATGAGCTCAGCTTAAGATTTGAAGGCCTCTGGCGATTTGGCACAGCCGGCTTCAGGGCAAAGATGGGCTCTGGAAGAATGCGGCTAAATCGGGTCTCTGTCGCAAAAATCGCCTACGCTGTAGCAAAATACCTGTCTGCAAACAGCAAAGTGGTAATTGGCTTTGACGGACGCCACCACAGCAATGACTACGCGATCCTGGTCGCTCAAATTTTAAACGCTGCTGGTCATGAAGCGTCGGTTTTTCAGAAAATGGTTCCTACGCCTATTTGTGCGTTTGCGGTCACTTACTTAAAAGCCAACGCAGGCATTATGATAACTGCCAGCCACAACCCTCCGGCAGATAACGGCATCAAAATCTACGGCGAAGATGGTGCACAACTGATCGCGCCTCATACGAACGCCATCGAAGCTGTCTTAGATAACGCCCCAGACTTCGGACAAATTACATTGAGCCAGGCAACGCCGAGCGCTGTGCCCGAATCAGTCATTGACGCTTATTTCGCGTCCTTACCCACTCGAGGCAGTGCTCCAACCACTGCTAAAATCGTCTACACGCCCATGCATGGGGTCGGCGGCGATTTCGCTACGCGCGCGCTGGAAAGCGCGGGTTTTCACAACGTTCATATGGTCGCTTCTCAGGCAAAGCCAGATGGCAACTTTCCAACCGTTGAATTTCCAAACCCTGAGGAACCTGGCGCTTTAAACGAGGCTTTAGCGGCGCTAAACGCGACGCAAGCGGATTTAATCTTAGCCAATGACCCGGACGCTGATCGCTTAGCCGTATGCATTGGCCAAACGGCTCTGACCGGCAACCAAATCGGGGTCTTGCTTGGGAGCTATCTCATCGAAAATAGACAGCCCTCAGATAAACAGCCTTTGGTTATGAGCACGGTGGTGTCGTCCCGCATGCTGTCGAAGATTGCAGCTAAAAACGGCGTTAGCTACGCAGAGACCATCACAGGCTTTGCCAATATCGCGCATCAAGCTTTAGAGAGAGAAGCGAGCTTGAACGAAGCGTTTCTATTTGGCTATGAAGAAGCGTTGGGTTACTGCGTGGGCAATCATGTGCGAGATAAAGACGGCATCTCTGCGGCAGTCGCTTTCGCTCAACTATTTTCCGAATTAGCCTGGCAAAATAAAACCGTTTTCGATGAGTTAGACCGGCTCTCCCTAACTTACGGACTTCATCGATCGCTTGCCTGGTCGTGTAGGGGTGAGCTTAAAACCATCTTAGCTCGCTCAGAGAACATCCAAGGGTTCGAAAAGCAGACGGCAGCTCATCCGGGCCTACTCATTTATAGCGGGAATCATGACCTGAGATTAATTGTTAGACCCAGTGGAACCGAGCCAAAAATCAAATTCTATGCCGAAGTCATCGCCTATCCAAAAACACCGCGCGAGCTATCTGACATGACTTTAGAACTTGATGCATTTTTGAAAACTGTTCAAGACCAAGTAAACCTCGCTCTGCAAGGCTAA
- a CDS encoding YbhB/YbcL family Raf kinase inhibitor-like protein, with product MLKIILLLSLSSVLFAKEKLKITSSVFVDGGDIPQEYTCDGVNMMPALEWHNAPAKAKSLALIMDDPDATSGTFAHWVVWNIKSSSKSSAELFTARQGRNSGDKKGYIGPCPPSGKHRYFFKIYALDKKINLKDTAGKAALEKAMKGHILEEAQLIGMYEKKKAL from the coding sequence ATGTTGAAAATCATTCTTCTTCTCAGCTTGTCATCGGTGCTCTTCGCAAAAGAAAAGCTAAAAATCACCAGCTCAGTCTTTGTAGATGGTGGCGATATCCCACAGGAATATACCTGCGACGGTGTCAATATGATGCCCGCGCTGGAGTGGCACAATGCGCCGGCAAAAGCCAAATCGTTGGCACTGATTATGGACGATCCAGATGCAACTTCCGGTACTTTTGCGCATTGGGTAGTTTGGAACATTAAAAGCAGCTCAAAATCCTCAGCCGAATTATTTACTGCCCGTCAAGGCAGAAATAGCGGGGACAAAAAAGGCTACATCGGCCCATGCCCACCCAGCGGTAAACATCGCTATTTTTTCAAGATCTATGCGCTGGATAAGAAGATTAACTTAAAAGATACTGCTGGCAAAGCGGCGCTCGAAAAGGCTATGAAAGGTCATATTCTTGAAGAAGCTCAACTCATCGGGATGTACGAAAAAAAGAAAGCACTTTAG
- a CDS encoding BamA/TamA family outer membrane protein, giving the protein MTKIVLLLFLCASLFAQDEGTMPGAAKTEPGEPKNDYGYVGIPVVGYASGFGTGFGAVGSFYRKEADISPYKYEIDGQIYFMTSGMQSHRLRFDYLDVLDMPLRIRSLAGLLVMPNENYCGQGMRANCAVLNANPNYYLTRYWEAFGTIDGRWRLRPMPHKVEIIASWRGSFYQQGTFSEKGAYADSLYEKDFGSNDGSGFASVLEAGILIDNRDFEPSPTSGYWLEATMREASPFWGSSWSYLGVNLSLRGYVPLIPNKRLVLASQIIFDAMAGKAPLQEIVRVGGTTRYYNTFGGQDVGRGLREQYFPGRLKAYKQFELRYNFVNFKLWKWDFDLAAASFADLGLVAWDRSTLDQEPFEPSLGFGGGLRIMWDKAVVLRFDVGTSPIEQYSPRFYFVIGNVF; this is encoded by the coding sequence ATGACAAAAATAGTCCTACTGCTCTTTTTATGCGCCTCTCTTTTCGCTCAAGATGAGGGCACCATGCCAGGAGCAGCAAAGACGGAACCGGGCGAGCCAAAAAATGATTATGGTTATGTCGGCATTCCAGTCGTTGGTTACGCATCCGGCTTTGGTACAGGCTTTGGCGCGGTAGGTTCTTTTTATCGAAAAGAAGCCGATATTAGTCCCTATAAATATGAAATCGACGGACAGATCTATTTCATGACCAGCGGTATGCAATCGCATCGCCTGCGCTTTGACTATTTAGATGTTTTGGACATGCCGCTTCGAATTCGTTCTCTGGCTGGCCTTTTAGTGATGCCGAATGAAAACTATTGCGGCCAAGGCATGCGTGCCAATTGCGCTGTTTTGAATGCCAATCCCAATTATTATCTCACACGGTACTGGGAAGCATTCGGCACCATCGATGGCAGGTGGCGCCTTCGGCCCATGCCTCACAAGGTCGAGATTATCGCTTCTTGGCGCGGCAGTTTCTATCAACAAGGCACTTTCAGTGAAAAAGGCGCCTATGCAGACAGCCTATACGAAAAAGATTTTGGTTCAAACGACGGCAGTGGCTTTGCCAGTGTTTTGGAAGCGGGAATCCTGATCGATAACCGAGATTTTGAGCCTTCGCCCACTTCTGGCTATTGGTTGGAAGCCACCATGCGAGAAGCCTCACCTTTTTGGGGAAGCAGCTGGAGCTATTTAGGCGTTAATTTAAGTCTACGAGGCTATGTGCCGTTAATTCCAAATAAGCGTCTAGTGCTCGCCAGCCAAATCATTTTCGACGCGATGGCCGGCAAAGCGCCTTTGCAAGAAATTGTTCGAGTGGGCGGGACCACGCGATACTACAATACTTTCGGTGGCCAAGATGTTGGCAGAGGCCTTAGAGAGCAATACTTCCCAGGGCGTCTGAAAGCTTACAAGCAATTTGAGCTGCGTTATAACTTCGTCAACTTTAAGCTCTGGAAATGGGACTTTGACTTAGCCGCTGCTTCGTTTGCAGACTTAGGTCTGGTCGCATGGGACAGGAGCACCTTGGATCAAGAACCCTTCGAGCCATCGCTTGGTTTCGGCGGCGGCCTTCGCATCATGTGGGACAAAGCAGTCGTATTAAGATTTGACGTCGGCACAAGTCCTATTGAGCAATACTCTCCTCGATTCTATTTTGTCATTGGCAACGTATTTTAA
- a CDS encoding AAA family ATPase has product MVNGIVSLLMILINRIVSTRTPWLALLIWVFTQANVDAQTSMRSTRLPIGQADFKSVVDSDRKFVDKTLLIKAIIENPATAILITRPRRWGKTLNLSMLRYFFGVTVDAKGNSLDENLNRELFKDLNIFKATTRVKDHEVSIMDHFQGKYPIVYLSFKDGKGKTLTEMKMKVGREIYNLYKNHAYLKESQRLDEESRKVFSGLLDSYFRFSQADIDQEWLKAVDLSASLQVLIEYLHRHHDKKVYVLIDEYDALLNDLIGDQLFKEAIAFMRSMLSPALKDNEHLEKAVVTGILRIAKSNMFSGLNNFEEDNLLTSTLSKYYGFTETEVTDLLKPFVSDTELQDVKSWYNGYLIGGETIYNPWSVIKYVSTRKLDPYWVATSTDQTSFVDRLMIDDRIQEDLERLRSGKLITKVINKELTADDQLDKPDAIWPLLFNSGYLTLVKNSPDSTSVPRTNDLEIPNFEVNHTFIEFFDRWLQKENYPRQEQIGLAKILVDAISNDNDEAVQKALKLFRFNSTEKWNYTPLHVAALTANAFSFKELNNRFPHMLDQRTNERQNLADFAVLGKQPLPDGINQEPTFEQPGLTSWLCTTYYQAACLAAGGSCLKIALDWLLKRQLTRLWSELEAVATATAIGVLNEIKGLAWASTCGAARKYAEINSSNPTGDFTFLQLQKYVLENRNSYVSVNGCKKDYRSVVEVFKPLFDYRLPRKVGLTFTLCEPIKDSSGPEL; this is encoded by the coding sequence ATGGTCAACGGGATAGTTTCGTTGCTAATGATATTAATAAATAGGATAGTTTCCACTAGAACGCCATGGCTAGCCCTTTTAATTTGGGTATTCACGCAAGCAAACGTCGACGCTCAGACATCGATGCGCTCTACCCGGCTACCGATCGGCCAAGCAGACTTTAAAAGTGTCGTGGATAGCGATCGAAAATTTGTCGACAAAACTTTATTAATCAAAGCTATTATAGAAAACCCAGCAACAGCCATTTTAATCACGCGGCCGAGGCGATGGGGAAAGACATTAAATCTGAGCATGTTGAGGTATTTTTTTGGCGTTACTGTAGATGCTAAAGGCAACAGCTTAGACGAAAATCTGAATCGAGAACTCTTTAAAGATTTAAATATCTTCAAGGCGACGACACGCGTTAAGGATCATGAAGTCAGCATCATGGACCATTTTCAAGGAAAATATCCCATCGTATACCTGTCGTTCAAAGACGGAAAAGGGAAAACTCTGACAGAAATGAAAATGAAAGTAGGTAGGGAGATTTATAATCTTTATAAAAACCACGCCTATCTAAAAGAAAGCCAACGGTTAGATGAAGAGAGCCGCAAAGTTTTTTCAGGCCTATTGGACTCCTATTTCCGATTTTCCCAAGCAGATATCGATCAAGAATGGCTCAAAGCCGTTGACCTGTCCGCCTCTCTACAAGTGCTCATCGAGTACCTACATAGACACCATGATAAAAAAGTTTACGTTTTGATTGATGAATATGACGCCCTTTTGAATGATCTCATAGGCGACCAACTCTTTAAGGAAGCCATAGCATTTATGCGCAGCATGCTGAGCCCAGCGCTGAAGGATAATGAGCACCTAGAGAAAGCTGTCGTTACTGGTATTTTACGAATAGCGAAATCCAACATGTTTTCTGGCCTCAATAACTTTGAGGAGGACAATCTTCTAACAAGCACTTTATCTAAATATTATGGTTTTACTGAAACAGAAGTAACAGATTTATTAAAACCTTTTGTCTCTGACACAGAGTTGCAGGACGTTAAATCTTGGTACAACGGTTATTTGATTGGAGGAGAAACGATATATAACCCTTGGTCGGTAATCAAGTATGTCAGCACACGAAAACTCGACCCCTATTGGGTCGCCACAAGCACCGACCAGACATCTTTTGTAGATCGCCTAATGATTGATGATCGAATACAGGAGGACCTGGAGAGGCTGCGCTCGGGTAAATTGATTACCAAAGTGATTAATAAAGAGTTAACTGCAGACGATCAATTGGATAAACCTGACGCCATATGGCCTTTACTATTTAATTCGGGGTACCTCACCTTGGTGAAAAATTCCCCTGATAGCACCAGTGTGCCGCGTACAAATGATCTTGAAATCCCAAACTTTGAGGTAAATCATACCTTTATTGAATTTTTCGATCGTTGGCTTCAAAAGGAAAACTATCCTAGGCAAGAGCAGATCGGTCTTGCTAAAATACTCGTCGATGCCATCTCAAACGACAACGATGAAGCGGTGCAAAAAGCGCTCAAGCTTTTTAGGTTTAATTCCACCGAAAAATGGAACTATACACCTCTGCACGTTGCAGCCTTAACTGCGAATGCATTCAGTTTCAAAGAACTCAATAACAGGTTCCCTCACATGCTGGATCAAAGAACAAACGAGCGTCAAAATCTGGCAGATTTTGCGGTTCTCGGTAAACAACCTTTACCTGATGGGATCAATCAAGAGCCGACCTTTGAGCAACCGGGACTCACGTCTTGGCTTTGCACTACCTATTACCAAGCAGCATGTTTGGCAGCGGGTGGGAGTTGTCTTAAAATAGCTTTGGATTGGTTGCTCAAGCGCCAACTAACCAGGCTGTGGAGTGAGTTAGAGGCCGTGGCAACTGCGACAGCTATTGGTGTATTAAATGAAATTAAGGGGTTGGCTTGGGCTTCTACATGCGGTGCTGCCCGTAAATATGCCGAAATAAATTCGAGCAATCCGACTGGGGACTTTACTTTCCTCCAACTACAAAAATATGTTCTGGAAAATCGCAATTCATATGTGTCCGTAAATGGCTGCAAAAAAGATTATAGGTCGGTCGTAGAGGTATTTAAGCCGCTATTTGATTATAGATTGCCAAGAAAAGTGGGACTAACCTTTACTTTGTGCGAGCCAATAAAGGATTCTTCAGGCCCCGAGCTATAA
- a CDS encoding FliI/YscN family ATPase, translating into MTSLMLNVDHLIEQIQKVQPFRMRGKVLESTSLIIKASVPNSRVGDLCYVTTQNEEAPLIKTEVVGFQEGIVYLMPLGELEGIGPDSEVIPTGKPFSIKCGYGLLGRVLNGVGEPMDDGEKLSQVDGLIDWSVHRESPNPYTRQPIDRHISMGVRAIDGLLTIGRGQRMGLFAGSGVGKSTLMGQIARNTEAEIVVVCLVGERGREVLEFIHDSLGTEGLKRAVVIAATSDTPPLVRLKSCYVATAIAEWFRDQGRDVLFMMDSATRFARAQREIGLALGEPPARQGFPPSVFALIPRIMERTGNNEKGSITALYTVLVQAGDMEEPIADEVRGILDGHIVLNRALGERNHWPAIDVLPSLSRVMVGITTPEHQKAAGHLRESMANYEKNRDLILLGAYSYGTDPKVDYAIDKYEATESFLRQKVDENTPFDKTVQQLADLFADAEDLG; encoded by the coding sequence ATGACAAGCCTTATGCTCAATGTCGACCATTTGATTGAACAAATTCAGAAGGTTCAGCCTTTTCGAATGCGGGGAAAAGTCTTAGAGTCAACAAGCTTGATCATTAAAGCTTCTGTCCCGAACTCTCGTGTCGGCGATTTGTGCTACGTGACCACTCAAAACGAAGAGGCGCCGCTTATCAAAACGGAAGTCGTCGGATTTCAAGAAGGCATTGTTTATCTGATGCCGCTTGGGGAACTCGAAGGCATCGGCCCCGATTCCGAAGTCATACCCACCGGAAAGCCTTTTTCAATTAAATGCGGCTACGGCCTGCTGGGCAGAGTATTAAACGGCGTTGGCGAGCCAATGGATGATGGCGAAAAGCTCAGCCAGGTGGATGGATTAATTGACTGGTCTGTCCATCGGGAAAGCCCAAACCCCTATACTCGGCAACCAATTGATCGCCACATTTCGATGGGCGTCAGAGCCATTGACGGTTTGCTAACCATTGGACGCGGACAGCGTATGGGTTTGTTCGCAGGCTCGGGTGTGGGTAAATCTACTTTAATGGGGCAGATCGCTCGTAATACCGAGGCCGAAATTGTAGTCGTTTGCTTGGTAGGTGAACGTGGCCGTGAAGTATTAGAATTTATTCATGACTCTTTAGGCACCGAAGGCCTAAAGCGCGCGGTGGTCATTGCCGCAACGTCGGATACGCCGCCGCTGGTTCGCCTTAAAAGTTGTTATGTCGCAACGGCGATTGCCGAATGGTTTAGAGACCAAGGCCGCGATGTATTGTTTATGATGGATAGTGCGACCCGATTTGCCAGAGCTCAAAGAGAAATCGGATTGGCTTTGGGCGAGCCGCCTGCACGGCAAGGTTTTCCACCAAGCGTGTTTGCGTTGATTCCCCGTATTATGGAGCGCACAGGTAATAACGAAAAGGGTTCGATTACAGCGCTTTATACGGTTTTAGTGCAAGCAGGCGATATGGAAGAGCCAATCGCCGATGAAGTACGTGGTATTTTGGACGGGCACATTGTGCTGAATCGTGCCTTGGGCGAAAGAAATCATTGGCCCGCGATTGACGTGTTGCCGTCTTTAAGCCGCGTGATGGTTGGCATTACGACGCCGGAGCATCAAAAAGCGGCCGGGCATTTGCGCGAAAGCATGGCTAATTACGAGAAAAATCGCGATTTGATTTTGCTGGGCGCCTACAGCTATGGCACCGATCCAAAGGTCGATTATGCCATCGATAAATACGAAGCGACTGAAAGCTTTTTGAGGCAAAAAGTTGATGAAAACACGCCTTTTGATAAGACCGTCCAGCAACTCGCGGATTTGTTTGCTGATGCTGAGGACCTCGGTTGA
- a CDS encoding pyridoxamine 5'-phosphate oxidase family protein — MYETLQQWLEQEKDMGAPNPMHAVLATAYENEPHSRVVALRNITDDEGILFFTQSGTQKVQDMKSNPQASMTFWLGLSMRQAVLSGHIQPLSQEENVSYWQSYPKWAQLRFLAYAPTSGQPIKTKLTLEKARAALEAKFQTSDVPYSEHYLGFRFIPSKCVFYRYRSDELSDVIKYTRQGTRWQTQILSP; from the coding sequence ATGTACGAGACGTTACAACAATGGTTAGAGCAAGAAAAAGATATGGGTGCCCCAAACCCGATGCATGCTGTTTTAGCCACTGCCTATGAAAATGAACCGCATAGTCGTGTAGTGGCCCTCAGAAACATCACCGATGACGAAGGCATATTATTTTTCACGCAAAGCGGTACGCAGAAAGTTCAAGACATGAAATCCAATCCACAGGCCTCTATGACATTCTGGCTAGGGTTAAGCATGCGCCAAGCTGTTTTAAGCGGACATATTCAACCGTTGTCGCAGGAAGAAAATGTCTCTTATTGGCAAAGCTATCCTAAGTGGGCACAGTTGAGGTTCCTCGCTTACGCACCGACTTCAGGTCAGCCAATAAAAACAAAACTAACTCTCGAAAAAGCGCGCGCAGCTTTAGAAGCAAAATTTCAAACAAGCGATGTTCCTTACAGCGAACACTACCTTGGATTCAGATTCATACCCTCAAAATGCGTCTTTTATAGATATCGCAGCGATGAGCTCTCGGACGTCATCAAATACACACGTCAAGGCACCAGGTGGCAAACACAGATTCTATCTCCCTAA
- a CDS encoding NAD(P)H-hydrate dehydratase produces the protein MLKSIASNVHKGSFPHVAIFEGSIEKRGASRMAAYAALRAGAGLVTLLVADPLHNVPGDMPEFMKRTAFDTDLTGFSIVVMGPGLASRDKMVLASTIFKAALHQNVPMILDAGALELLSELTADDKSDSIIIATPHPGEAGRLLGVSAEVIQQDRVGALNRLLEISNRLPVKVIWVLKGANTMVADGDRRHICEGDCPALAVGGSGDVLGGAIAGLWGRADDAFDCARIGVVAHFAAGRMLSAKSPRGHFASEIADQLPVALMQG, from the coding sequence ATGTTAAAATCTATTGCTTCAAATGTCCATAAAGGTAGTTTTCCGCACGTTGCTATTTTCGAAGGCAGTATTGAAAAGCGGGGCGCGTCTCGGATGGCGGCTTATGCTGCACTTAGAGCAGGGGCGGGGCTTGTGACGCTTCTGGTTGCGGATCCTTTACATAACGTGCCGGGTGATATGCCTGAGTTCATGAAACGGACGGCGTTTGACACGGATTTGACGGGATTTTCTATCGTGGTCATGGGTCCTGGGTTGGCGAGCCGGGACAAGATGGTTTTGGCTTCTACGATTTTCAAAGCAGCGCTTCACCAGAACGTGCCTATGATTTTGGATGCAGGTGCACTGGAGTTGCTATCCGAGCTGACGGCTGATGATAAAAGCGACTCTATTATTATTGCCACGCCGCATCCTGGCGAGGCGGGTAGGTTGCTGGGCGTTTCTGCAGAAGTGATTCAGCAGGACCGTGTGGGTGCACTGAATAGGCTTTTGGAAATATCGAATCGCTTACCAGTAAAAGTAATTTGGGTGTTAAAAGGGGCCAACACGATGGTCGCGGATGGTGACCGCAGACATATCTGTGAAGGCGATTGCCCTGCTCTAGCTGTCGGAGGCAGTGGCGATGTTCTGGGCGGCGCCATCGCGGGTCTGTGGGGTCGAGCCGATGACGCTTTTGACTGCGCGCGCATTGGGGTAGTAGCCCATTTTGCAGCAGGGCGCATGCTAAGCGCTAAAAGTCCGCGAGGACATTTTGCCAGCGAGATCGCTGATCAATTACCCGTCGCGCTCATGCAAGGCTAA
- the mvk gene encoding mevalonate kinase: MANAFGKIILAGEHAVVYGYPAIAQTINKEVSVRASQSFGKKATFHFLQPALSSGGEIFDQVLARLTVLLGDRVQKLSFDIESNVPGGCGLGSSAALSVALIRSVLDFYEETRTSGEVAAMAMDLEKIFHGNPSGVDHTTIAHEGLIWFQKGKLEPVLSAKPLKFEILMGSPHRGTLKAVQSVRDFYEAEPMRVRSIFEEIEALTYAMRKAIKIGDLKQVGLLMNQNHALLKSLGVSTPELDALCEQARQKGALGAKLTGAGGGGCVIALV, from the coding sequence ATGGCAAATGCGTTCGGAAAAATCATCCTCGCTGGGGAGCATGCGGTCGTCTATGGTTATCCAGCCATTGCGCAGACGATCAATAAAGAAGTTTCCGTCAGAGCAAGCCAGAGCTTCGGCAAAAAAGCGACGTTCCATTTTTTACAACCCGCATTGAGCTCAGGTGGTGAAATTTTTGACCAAGTGCTGGCGCGTTTGACGGTTTTGTTGGGCGATCGGGTGCAAAAGCTGTCTTTCGATATTGAAAGCAATGTGCCAGGTGGCTGCGGCCTTGGCTCGTCGGCTGCTTTATCGGTTGCGTTGATACGGTCTGTTTTAGATTTTTACGAAGAAACGAGAACTTCGGGGGAAGTCGCTGCAATGGCGATGGACCTCGAAAAGATTTTTCACGGCAACCCCTCTGGCGTCGATCATACGACCATTGCCCATGAAGGCCTTATTTGGTTTCAAAAGGGCAAACTAGAGCCTGTGCTAAGTGCGAAGCCGTTGAAATTTGAAATCCTCATGGGCAGCCCACATCGAGGGACTTTGAAAGCGGTCCAATCCGTCCGAGATTTCTATGAAGCGGAACCAATGCGTGTTCGAAGCATTTTTGAAGAAATCGAAGCCCTTACCTACGCGATGCGCAAGGCAATCAAGATCGGCGATTTAAAGCAAGTTGGTTTGCTTATGAATCAAAACCACGCACTGCTTAAATCTTTAGGCGTTTCGACGCCCGAATTGGACGCACTTTGTGAGCAAGCACGCCAAAAGGGCGCCCTTGGCGCCAAACTTACCGGCGCTGGCGGCGGCGGCTGTGTGATTGCTTTAGTTTAA